One Xyrauchen texanus isolate HMW12.3.18 chromosome 34, RBS_HiC_50CHRs, whole genome shotgun sequence genomic window carries:
- the LOC127628187 gene encoding microtubule-actin cross-linking factor 1, isoforms 6/7-like isoform X3 — protein sequence MAANMNNEEYPLSYPKQSNPTLEPASYMPLRAVPIDCASYMPSCAVPIDRASYMPSCAVPIDPVSYMPSRVVPIDCASYMPSYEVPIDPVSYMPSRTVPIDCASYMPSYEKPIDRASYMPSCAVPIDPVSYMPSCAVPIDTVSYMPSRAVPIDRASYMPSYDVPIDRASYMPSCAVPIDPVSYMPSCAVPIDTVSYMPSRAVPIDRASYMPLRAVPIDRASYMPLRVVPIDCASYMPSCAVPIDRASYMPSCAVPIDCASYMPSYEVPIDCASYMPSCTVPIDPVSYMPSRAVPIDCASYMPSYEVPIDRASYMPSCAVPINPASYMPSCAVPIDPVSYMPSRVVPIDCASYMPSCAVPIDRASYMPSCAVPIDRASYMPSYEVPIDRASYMPSCAVPIDRASYMPSCAVPIDPASYMPSCAVPIDSASYMPSCAVPIDSASYMPSCAVPIDSASYMQSCAVPIDCASYMPSYEVPIDCASYMPSYEVPIDSASYMPSCAVPIDPASYMPSCAVPIDPASYMPSCAVPIDPTSYMPSCAMPINSASQLKMFFRSQDIIQCGMRQTIDVEHCSEPLIQSQLFSSHSHSNRRAAKYSLASSYTLYRTTIPIMHYI from the exons atggcagccaacatgaataatgaagaataccCGCTGTCTTACCCAAAACAGTCAAATCCAACACTTGAACCGGCATCATATATGCCATTACGCGCGGTGCCCATCGACtgtgcatcatatatgccatca tgtgcggtgcccatcgaccGTGCATCATACATGCCATCATGCGCGGTGCCCATCGACCCAGTGTCATATATGCCATCACGCGTGGTGCCCATCGACtgtgcatcatatatgccatcatatGAGGTGCCCATCGACCCTGTGTCATATATGCCATCACGCACGGTGCCCATCGACtgtgcatcatatatgccatcatatGAGAAACCCATCGACcgtgcatcatatatgccatcatgcgcggtgcccatcgacccagtgtcatatatgccatcatgcgCGGTGCCCATCGACACAGTGTCATATATGCCATCACGCGCGGTGCCCATCGACcgtgcatcatatatgccatcatatGATGTGCCCATCGACcgtgcatcatatatgccatcatgcgcggtgcccatcgacccagtgtcatatatgccatcatgcgCGGTGCCCATCGACACAGTGTCATATATGCCATCACGCGCGGTGCCCATCGACcgtgcatcatatatgccattaCGCGCGGTGCCCATCGACcgtgcatcatatatgccattaCGCGTGGTGCCCATCGACtgtgcatcatatatgccatcatgtgcggtgcccatcgaccGTGCATCATACATGCCATCATGCGCGGTGCCCATCGACtgtgcatcatatatgccatcatatGAGGTGCCCATCGACtgtgcatcatatatgccatcatgcaCGGTGCCCATCGACCCAGTGTCATATATGCCATCACGCGCGGTGCCCATCGACtgtgcatcatatatgccatcatatGAGGTGCCCATCGACcgtgcatcatatatgccatcatgcgCGGTGCCCATcaaccctgcatcatatatgccatcatgcgCGGTGCCCATCGACCCAGTGTCATATATGCCATCACGCGTGGTGCCCATCGACtgtgcatcatatatgccatcatgtgcggtgcccatcgatcgtgcatcatatatgccatcatgcgCGGTGCCCATCGACcgtgcatcatatatgccatcatatGAGGTGCCCATCGACCGTGcgtcatatatgccatcatgtgcggtgcccatcgaccgtgcgtcatatatgccatcatgtgcggtgcccatcgaccctgcgtcatatatgccatcatgtgcg GTGCCCATCGACTCTGcgtcatatatgccatcatgtgcggtgCCCATCGACTCTGcgtcatatatgccatcatgtgcggtgCCCATCGACTCTGCGTCATATATGCAATCATGCGCGGTGCCCATCGACtgtgcatcatatatgccatcatatGAGGTGCCCATCGACtgtgcatcatatatgccatcatatGAGGTGCCCATCGACTCTGcgtcatatatgccatcatgcgctgtgcccatcgaccctgcgtcatatatgccatcatgcgctgtgcccatcgaccctgcgtcatatatgccatcatgcgctgtgcccatcgaccctacgtcatatatgccatcatgtgcaaTGCCCATCAACAGTGCCAGTCAACTTAAGATGTTCTTCAGGAGTCAGGATATAATTCAGTGTGGAATGCGTCAAACAATCGATGTAGAACATTgctcggagccactgatccagagtcagcttttctcatctcATTCTCACAGTAACAGGCGAGCTGCTAAATATTCTCTGGCCTCATCTTATacactctatagaactacaatacccatcatgcacTACATCTGA
- the LOC127628187 gene encoding microtubule-actin cross-linking factor 1, isoforms 6/7-like isoform X14 codes for MAANMNNEEYPLSYPKQSNPTLEPASYMPLRAVPIDCASYMPSCAVPIDRASYMPSCAVPIDPVSYMPSRVVPIDCASYMPSYEVPIDPVSYMPSRTVPIDCASYMPSYEKPIDRASYMPSCAVPIDPVSYMPSCAVPIDTVSYMPSRAVPIDRASYMPSYDVPIDRASYMPSCAVPIDPVSYMPSCAVPIDTVSYMPSRAVPIDRASYMPLRAVPIDRASYMPLRVVPIDCASYMPSCAVPIDRASYMPSCAVPIDCASYMPSYEVPIDCASYMPSCTVPIDPVSYMPSRAVPIDCASYMPSYEVPIDRASYMPSCAVPINPASYMPSCAVPIDPVSYMPSRVVPIDCASYMPSCAVPIDRASYMPSCAVPIDRASYMPSYEVPIDSASYMPSCAVPIDSASYMPSCAVPIDSASYMQSCAVPIDCASYMPSYEVPIDCASYMPSYEVPIDSASYMPSCAVPIDPASYMPSCAVPIDPASYMPSCAVPIDPTSYMPSCAMPINSASQLKMFFRSQDIIQCGMRQTIDVEHCSEPLIQSQLFSSHSHSNRRAAKYSLASSYTLYRTTIPIMHYI; via the exons atggcagccaacatgaataatgaagaataccCGCTGTCTTACCCAAAACAGTCAAATCCAACACTTGAACCGGCATCATATATGCCATTACGCGCGGTGCCCATCGACtgtgcatcatatatgccatca tgtgcggtgcccatcgaccGTGCATCATACATGCCATCATGCGCGGTGCCCATCGACCCAGTGTCATATATGCCATCACGCGTGGTGCCCATCGACtgtgcatcatatatgccatcatatGAGGTGCCCATCGACCCTGTGTCATATATGCCATCACGCACGGTGCCCATCGACtgtgcatcatatatgccatcatatGAGAAACCCATCGACcgtgcatcatatatgccatcatgcgcggtgcccatcgacccagtgtcatatatgccatcatgcgCGGTGCCCATCGACACAGTGTCATATATGCCATCACGCGCGGTGCCCATCGACcgtgcatcatatatgccatcatatGATGTGCCCATCGACcgtgcatcatatatgccatcatgcgcggtgcccatcgacccagtgtcatatatgccatcatgcgCGGTGCCCATCGACACAGTGTCATATATGCCATCACGCGCGGTGCCCATCGACcgtgcatcatatatgccattaCGCGCGGTGCCCATCGACcgtgcatcatatatgccattaCGCGTGGTGCCCATCGACtgtgcatcatatatgccatcatgtgcggtgcccatcgaccGTGCATCATACATGCCATCATGCGCGGTGCCCATCGACtgtgcatcatatatgccatcatatGAGGTGCCCATCGACtgtgcatcatatatgccatcatgcaCGGTGCCCATCGACCCAGTGTCATATATGCCATCACGCGCGGTGCCCATCGACtgtgcatcatatatgccatcatatGAGGTGCCCATCGACcgtgcatcatatatgccatcatgcgCGGTGCCCATcaaccctgcatcatatatgccatcatgcgCGGTGCCCATCGACCCAGTGTCATATATGCCATCACGCGTGGTGCCCATCGACtgtgcatcatatatgccatcatgtgcggtgcccatcgatcgtgcatcatatatgccatcatgcgCGGTGCCCATCGACcgtgcatcatatatgccatcatatGAG GTGCCCATCGACTCTGcgtcatatatgccatcatgtgcggtgCCCATCGACTCTGcgtcatatatgccatcatgtgcggtgCCCATCGACTCTGCGTCATATATGCAATCATGCGCGGTGCCCATCGACtgtgcatcatatatgccatcatatGAGGTGCCCATCGACtgtgcatcatatatgccatcatatGAGGTGCCCATCGACTCTGcgtcatatatgccatcatgcgctgtgcccatcgaccctgcgtcatatatgccatcatgcgctgtgcccatcgaccctgcgtcatatatgccatcatgcgctgtgcccatcgaccctacgtcatatatgccatcatgtgcaaTGCCCATCAACAGTGCCAGTCAACTTAAGATGTTCTTCAGGAGTCAGGATATAATTCAGTGTGGAATGCGTCAAACAATCGATGTAGAACATTgctcggagccactgatccagagtcagcttttctcatctcATTCTCACAGTAACAGGCGAGCTGCTAAATATTCTCTGGCCTCATCTTATacactctatagaactacaatacccatcatgcacTACATCTGA
- the LOC127628187 gene encoding microtubule-actin cross-linking factor 1, isoforms 6/7-like isoform X21 has translation MAANMNNEEYPLSYPKQSNPTLEPASYMPLRAVPIDCASYMPSCAVPIDRASYMPSCAVPIDPVSYMPSRVVPIDCASYMPSYEVPIDPVSYMPSRTVPIDCASYMPSYEKPIDRASYMPSCAVPIDPVSYMPSCAVPIDTVSYMPSRAVPIDRASYMPSYDVPIDRASYMPSCAVPIDPVSYMPSCAVPIDTVSYMPSRAVPIDRASYMPLRAVPIDRASYMPLRVVPIDCASYMPSCAVPIDRASYMPSCAVPIDCASYMPSYEVPIDCASYMPSCTVPIDPVSYMPSRAVPIDCASYMPSYEVPIDRASYMPSCAVPINPASYMPSCAVPIDPVSYMPSRVVPIDCASYMPSCAVPIDSASYMPSCAVPIDSASYMPSCAVPIDSASYMQSCAVPIDCASYMPSYEVPIDCASYMPSYEVPIDSASYMPSCAVPIDPASYMPSCAVPIDPASYMPSCAVPIDPTSYMPSCAMPINSASQLKMFFRSQDIIQCGMRQTIDVEHCSEPLIQSQLFSSHSHSNRRAAKYSLASSYTLYRTTIPIMHYI, from the exons atggcagccaacatgaataatgaagaataccCGCTGTCTTACCCAAAACAGTCAAATCCAACACTTGAACCGGCATCATATATGCCATTACGCGCGGTGCCCATCGACtgtgcatcatatatgccatca tgtgcggtgcccatcgaccGTGCATCATACATGCCATCATGCGCGGTGCCCATCGACCCAGTGTCATATATGCCATCACGCGTGGTGCCCATCGACtgtgcatcatatatgccatcatatGAGGTGCCCATCGACCCTGTGTCATATATGCCATCACGCACGGTGCCCATCGACtgtgcatcatatatgccatcatatGAGAAACCCATCGACcgtgcatcatatatgccatcatgcgcggtgcccatcgacccagtgtcatatatgccatcatgcgCGGTGCCCATCGACACAGTGTCATATATGCCATCACGCGCGGTGCCCATCGACcgtgcatcatatatgccatcatatGATGTGCCCATCGACcgtgcatcatatatgccatcatgcgcggtgcccatcgacccagtgtcatatatgccatcatgcgCGGTGCCCATCGACACAGTGTCATATATGCCATCACGCGCGGTGCCCATCGACcgtgcatcatatatgccattaCGCGCGGTGCCCATCGACcgtgcatcatatatgccattaCGCGTGGTGCCCATCGACtgtgcatcatatatgccatcatgtgcggtgcccatcgaccGTGCATCATACATGCCATCATGCGCGGTGCCCATCGACtgtgcatcatatatgccatcatatGAGGTGCCCATCGACtgtgcatcatatatgccatcatgcaCGGTGCCCATCGACCCAGTGTCATATATGCCATCACGCGCGGTGCCCATCGACtgtgcatcatatatgccatcatatGAGGTGCCCATCGACcgtgcatcatatatgccatcatgcgCGGTGCCCATcaaccctgcatcatatatgccatcatgcgCGGTGCCCATCGACCCAGTGTCATATATGCCATCACGCGTGGTGCCCATCGACtgtgcatcatatatgccatcatgtgcg GTGCCCATCGACTCTGcgtcatatatgccatcatgtgcggtgCCCATCGACTCTGcgtcatatatgccatcatgtgcggtgCCCATCGACTCTGCGTCATATATGCAATCATGCGCGGTGCCCATCGACtgtgcatcatatatgccatcatatGAGGTGCCCATCGACtgtgcatcatatatgccatcatatGAGGTGCCCATCGACTCTGcgtcatatatgccatcatgcgctgtgcccatcgaccctgcgtcatatatgccatcatgcgctgtgcccatcgaccctgcgtcatatatgccatcatgcgctgtgcccatcgaccctacgtcatatatgccatcatgtgcaaTGCCCATCAACAGTGCCAGTCAACTTAAGATGTTCTTCAGGAGTCAGGATATAATTCAGTGTGGAATGCGTCAAACAATCGATGTAGAACATTgctcggagccactgatccagagtcagcttttctcatctcATTCTCACAGTAACAGGCGAGCTGCTAAATATTCTCTGGCCTCATCTTATacactctatagaactacaatacccatcatgcacTACATCTGA
- the LOC127628187 gene encoding microtubule-actin cross-linking factor 1, isoforms 6/7-like isoform X7, with amino-acid sequence MAANMNNEEYPLSYPKQSNPTLEPASYMPLRAVPIDCASYMPSCAVPIDRASYMPSCAVPIDPVSYMPSRVVPIDCASYMPSYEVPIDPVSYMPSRTVPIDCASYMPSYEKPIDRASYMPSCAVPIDPVSYMPSCAVPIDTVSYMPSRAVPIDRASYMPSYDVPIDRASYMPSCAVPIDPVSYMPSCAVPIDTVSYMPSRAVPIDRASYMPLRAVPIDRASYMPLRVVPIDCASYMPSCAVPIDRASYMPSCAVPIDCASYMPSYEVPIDCASYMPSCTVPIDPVSYMPSRAVPIDCASYMPSYEVPIDRASYMPSCAVPINPASYMPSCAVPIDPVSYMPSRVVPIDCASYMPSCAVPIDRASYMPSCAVPIDRASYMPSYEVPIDRASYMPSCAVPIDRASYMPSCAVPIDSASYMPSCAVPIDSASYMPSCAVPIDSASYMQSCAVPIDCASYMPSYEVPIDCASYMPSYEVPIDSASYMPSCAVPIDPASYMPSCAVPIDPASYMPSCAVPIDPTSYMPSCAMPINSASQLKMFFRSQDIIQCGMRQTIDVEHCSEPLIQSQLFSSHSHSNRRAAKYSLASSYTLYRTTIPIMHYI; translated from the exons atggcagccaacatgaataatgaagaataccCGCTGTCTTACCCAAAACAGTCAAATCCAACACTTGAACCGGCATCATATATGCCATTACGCGCGGTGCCCATCGACtgtgcatcatatatgccatca tgtgcggtgcccatcgaccGTGCATCATACATGCCATCATGCGCGGTGCCCATCGACCCAGTGTCATATATGCCATCACGCGTGGTGCCCATCGACtgtgcatcatatatgccatcatatGAGGTGCCCATCGACCCTGTGTCATATATGCCATCACGCACGGTGCCCATCGACtgtgcatcatatatgccatcatatGAGAAACCCATCGACcgtgcatcatatatgccatcatgcgcggtgcccatcgacccagtgtcatatatgccatcatgcgCGGTGCCCATCGACACAGTGTCATATATGCCATCACGCGCGGTGCCCATCGACcgtgcatcatatatgccatcatatGATGTGCCCATCGACcgtgcatcatatatgccatcatgcgcggtgcccatcgacccagtgtcatatatgccatcatgcgCGGTGCCCATCGACACAGTGTCATATATGCCATCACGCGCGGTGCCCATCGACcgtgcatcatatatgccattaCGCGCGGTGCCCATCGACcgtgcatcatatatgccattaCGCGTGGTGCCCATCGACtgtgcatcatatatgccatcatgtgcggtgcccatcgaccGTGCATCATACATGCCATCATGCGCGGTGCCCATCGACtgtgcatcatatatgccatcatatGAGGTGCCCATCGACtgtgcatcatatatgccatcatgcaCGGTGCCCATCGACCCAGTGTCATATATGCCATCACGCGCGGTGCCCATCGACtgtgcatcatatatgccatcatatGAGGTGCCCATCGACcgtgcatcatatatgccatcatgcgCGGTGCCCATcaaccctgcatcatatatgccatcatgcgCGGTGCCCATCGACCCAGTGTCATATATGCCATCACGCGTGGTGCCCATCGACtgtgcatcatatatgccatcatgtgcggtgcccatcgatcgtgcatcatatatgccatcatgcgCGGTGCCCATCGACcgtgcatcatatatgccatcatatGAGGTGCCCATCGACCGTGcgtcatatatgccatcatgtgcggtgcccatcgaccgtgcgtcatatatgccatcatgtgcg GTGCCCATCGACTCTGcgtcatatatgccatcatgtgcggtgCCCATCGACTCTGcgtcatatatgccatcatgtgcggtgCCCATCGACTCTGCGTCATATATGCAATCATGCGCGGTGCCCATCGACtgtgcatcatatatgccatcatatGAGGTGCCCATCGACtgtgcatcatatatgccatcatatGAGGTGCCCATCGACTCTGcgtcatatatgccatcatgcgctgtgcccatcgaccctgcgtcatatatgccatcatgcgctgtgcccatcgaccctgcgtcatatatgccatcatgcgctgtgcccatcgaccctacgtcatatatgccatcatgtgcaaTGCCCATCAACAGTGCCAGTCAACTTAAGATGTTCTTCAGGAGTCAGGATATAATTCAGTGTGGAATGCGTCAAACAATCGATGTAGAACATTgctcggagccactgatccagagtcagcttttctcatctcATTCTCACAGTAACAGGCGAGCTGCTAAATATTCTCTGGCCTCATCTTATacactctatagaactacaatacccatcatgcacTACATCTGA
- the LOC127628187 gene encoding microtubule-actin cross-linking factor 1, isoforms 6/7-like isoform X11, translated as MAANMNNEEYPLSYPKQSNPTLEPASYMPLRAVPIDCASYMPSCAVPIDRASYMPSCAVPIDPVSYMPSRVVPIDCASYMPSYEVPIDPVSYMPSRTVPIDCASYMPSYEKPIDRASYMPSCAVPIDPVSYMPSCAVPIDTVSYMPSRAVPIDRASYMPSYDVPIDRASYMPSCAVPIDPVSYMPSCAVPIDTVSYMPSRAVPIDRASYMPLRAVPIDRASYMPLRVVPIDCASYMPSCAVPIDRASYMPSCAVPIDCASYMPSYEVPIDCASYMPSCTVPIDPVSYMPSRAVPIDCASYMPSYEVPIDRASYMPSCAVPINPASYMPSCAVPIDPVSYMPSRVVPIDCASYMPSCAVPIDRASYMPSCAVPIDRASYMPSYEVPIDRASYMPSCAVPIDSASYMPSCAVPIDSASYMPSCAVPIDSASYMQSCAVPIDCASYMPSYEVPIDCASYMPSYEVPIDSASYMPSCAVPIDPASYMPSCAVPIDPASYMPSCAVPIDPTSYMPSCAMPINSASQLKMFFRSQDIIQCGMRQTIDVEHCSEPLIQSQLFSSHSHSNRRAAKYSLASSYTLYRTTIPIMHYI; from the exons atggcagccaacatgaataatgaagaataccCGCTGTCTTACCCAAAACAGTCAAATCCAACACTTGAACCGGCATCATATATGCCATTACGCGCGGTGCCCATCGACtgtgcatcatatatgccatca tgtgcggtgcccatcgaccGTGCATCATACATGCCATCATGCGCGGTGCCCATCGACCCAGTGTCATATATGCCATCACGCGTGGTGCCCATCGACtgtgcatcatatatgccatcatatGAGGTGCCCATCGACCCTGTGTCATATATGCCATCACGCACGGTGCCCATCGACtgtgcatcatatatgccatcatatGAGAAACCCATCGACcgtgcatcatatatgccatcatgcgcggtgcccatcgacccagtgtcatatatgccatcatgcgCGGTGCCCATCGACACAGTGTCATATATGCCATCACGCGCGGTGCCCATCGACcgtgcatcatatatgccatcatatGATGTGCCCATCGACcgtgcatcatatatgccatcatgcgcggtgcccatcgacccagtgtcatatatgccatcatgcgCGGTGCCCATCGACACAGTGTCATATATGCCATCACGCGCGGTGCCCATCGACcgtgcatcatatatgccattaCGCGCGGTGCCCATCGACcgtgcatcatatatgccattaCGCGTGGTGCCCATCGACtgtgcatcatatatgccatcatgtgcggtgcccatcgaccGTGCATCATACATGCCATCATGCGCGGTGCCCATCGACtgtgcatcatatatgccatcatatGAGGTGCCCATCGACtgtgcatcatatatgccatcatgcaCGGTGCCCATCGACCCAGTGTCATATATGCCATCACGCGCGGTGCCCATCGACtgtgcatcatatatgccatcatatGAGGTGCCCATCGACcgtgcatcatatatgccatcatgcgCGGTGCCCATcaaccctgcatcatatatgccatcatgcgCGGTGCCCATCGACCCAGTGTCATATATGCCATCACGCGTGGTGCCCATCGACtgtgcatcatatatgccatcatgtgcggtgcccatcgatcgtgcatcatatatgccatcatgcgCGGTGCCCATCGACcgtgcatcatatatgccatcatatGAGGTGCCCATCGACCGTGcgtcatatatgccatcatgtgcg GTGCCCATCGACTCTGcgtcatatatgccatcatgtgcggtgCCCATCGACTCTGcgtcatatatgccatcatgtgcggtgCCCATCGACTCTGCGTCATATATGCAATCATGCGCGGTGCCCATCGACtgtgcatcatatatgccatcatatGAGGTGCCCATCGACtgtgcatcatatatgccatcatatGAGGTGCCCATCGACTCTGcgtcatatatgccatcatgcgctgtgcccatcgaccctgcgtcatatatgccatcatgcgctgtgcccatcgaccctgcgtcatatatgccatcatgcgctgtgcccatcgaccctacgtcatatatgccatcatgtgcaaTGCCCATCAACAGTGCCAGTCAACTTAAGATGTTCTTCAGGAGTCAGGATATAATTCAGTGTGGAATGCGTCAAACAATCGATGTAGAACATTgctcggagccactgatccagagtcagcttttctcatctcATTCTCACAGTAACAGGCGAGCTGCTAAATATTCTCTGGCCTCATCTTATacactctatagaactacaatacccatcatgcacTACATCTGA
- the LOC127628187 gene encoding microtubule-actin cross-linking factor 1, isoforms 6/7-like isoform X9 gives MAANMNNEEYPLSYPKQSNPTLEPASYMPLRAVPIDCASYMPSCAVPIDRASYMPSCAVPIDPVSYMPSRVVPIDCASYMPSYEVPIDPVSYMPSRTVPIDCASYMPSYEKPIDRASYMPSCAVPIDPVSYMPSCAVPIDTVSYMPSRAVPIDRASYMPSYDVPIDRASYMPSCAVPIDPVSYMPSCAVPIDTVSYMPSRAVPIDRASYMPLRAVPIDRASYMPLRVVPIDCASYMPSCAVPIDRASYMPSCAVPIDCASYMPSYEVPIDRASYMPSCAVPINPASYMPSCAVPIDPVSYMPSRVVPIDCASYMPSCAVPIDRASYMPSCAVPIDRASYMPSYEVPIDRASYMPSCAVPIDRASYMPSCAVPIDPASYMPSCAVPIDCASYMPSYEVPIDSASYMPSCAVPIDSASYMPSCAVPIDSASYMQSCAVPIDCASYMPSYEVPIDCASYMPSYEVPIDSASYMPSCAVPIDPASYMPSCAVPIDPASYMPSCAVPIDPTSYMPSCAMPINSASQLKMFFRSQDIIQCGMRQTIDVEHCSEPLIQSQLFSSHSHSNRRAAKYSLASSYTLYRTTIPIMHYI, from the exons atggcagccaacatgaataatgaagaataccCGCTGTCTTACCCAAAACAGTCAAATCCAACACTTGAACCGGCATCATATATGCCATTACGCGCGGTGCCCATCGACtgtgcatcatatatgccatca tgtgcggtgcccatcgaccGTGCATCATACATGCCATCATGCGCGGTGCCCATCGACCCAGTGTCATATATGCCATCACGCGTGGTGCCCATCGACtgtgcatcatatatgccatcatatGAGGTGCCCATCGACCCTGTGTCATATATGCCATCACGCACGGTGCCCATCGACtgtgcatcatatatgccatcatatGAGAAACCCATCGACcgtgcatcatatatgccatcatgcgcggtgcccatcgacccagtgtcatatatgccatcatgcgCGGTGCCCATCGACACAGTGTCATATATGCCATCACGCGCGGTGCCCATCGACcgtgcatcatatatgccatcatatGATGTGCCCATCGACcgtgcatcatatatgccatcatgcgcggtgcccatcgacccagtgtcatatatgccatcatgcgCGGTGCCCATCGACACAGTGTCATATATGCCATCACGCGCGGTGCCCATCGACcgtgcatcatatatgccattaCGCGCGGTGCCCATCGACcgtgcatcatatatgccattaCGCGTGGTGCCCATCGACtgtgcatcatatatgccatcatgtgcggtgcccatcgaccGTGCATCATACATGCCATCATGCGCGGTGCCCATCGACtgtgcatcatatatgccatcatatGAG GTGCCCATCGACcgtgcatcatatatgccatcatgcgCGGTGCCCATcaaccctgcatcatatatgccatcatgcgCGGTGCCCATCGACCCAGTGTCATATATGCCATCACGCGTGGTGCCCATCGACtgtgcatcatatatgccatcatgtgcggtgcccatcgatcgtgcatcatatatgccatcatgcgCGGTGCCCATCGACcgtgcatcatatatgccatcatatGAGGTGCCCATCGACCGTGcgtcatatatgccatcatgtgcggtgcccatcgaccgtgcgtcatatatgccatcatgtgcggtgcccatcgaccctgcgtcatatatgccatcatgtgcggtgcccatcgactgtgcatcatatatgccatcatatGAGGTGCCCATCGACTCTGcgtcatatatgccatcatgtgcggtgCCCATCGACTCTGcgtcatatatgccatcatgtgcggtgCCCATCGACTCTGCGTCATATATGCAATCATGCGCGGTGCCCATCGACtgtgcatcatatatgccatcatatGAGGTGCCCATCGACtgtgcatcatatatgccatcatatGAGGTGCCCATCGACTCTGcgtcatatatgccatcatgcgctgtgcccatcgaccctgcgtcatatatgccatcatgcgctgtgcccatcgaccctgcgtcatatatgccatcatgcgctgtgcccatcgaccctacgtcatatatgccatcatgtgcaaTGCCCATCAACAGTGCCAGTCAACTTAAGATGTTCTTCAGGAGTCAGGATATAATTCAGTGTGGAATGCGTCAAACAATCGATGTAGAACATTgctcggagccactgatccagagtcagcttttctcatctcATTCTCACAGTAACAGGCGAGCTGCTAAATATTCTCTGGCCTCATCTTATacactctatagaactacaatacccatcatgcacTACATCTGA